The following coding sequences are from one Sardina pilchardus chromosome 16, fSarPil1.1, whole genome shotgun sequence window:
- the pygmb gene encoding phosphorylase, glycogen, muscle b yields MPKPLTDQEKRKQISVRGLAGVENVADLKTNFNRHLHFTLVKDRNVATRRDYYFALAHTVRDHLVGRWIRTQQHYYEKDPKRVYYLSLEFYMGRTLQNTMVNLALENACDEAIYQLGLDMEELQEMEEDAGLGNGGLGRLAACFLDSMASLGLAAYGYGIRYEFGIFNQKISDGWQIEEADDWLRYGNPWEKARPEYMRPVHFYGRTEHHPDGVKWVDTQVVLALPYDTPVPGYRNNIVNTMRLWSAKAPCEFNLKDFNVGGYIQAVLDRNLAENISRVLYPNDNFFEGKELRLKQEYFVVAATLQDIIRRFKASKFGSTEVVRVDLTTLPDKVAIQLNDTHPAMAIPELMRILLDDEKLKWDKAWDICVRTCAYTNHTVLPEALERWPIDLFQNLLPRHLEIIYEINRRHMERIASLYPGDMDRMRRMSLIEEGDQKKINMAHLCIVGSHAVNGVARIHSDIIKASVFKDFYEVDPHKFQNKTNGITPRRWLVMCNPGLAEVIAERIGEEFIRDLDQLKLLRKFVDDDAFLRDVAKIKQENKMKFAVHLEEHYNVKINPNSMFDVQVKRIHEYKRQLLNCLHIITLYNRIKKEPNKVWTPRTVMIGGKAAPGYHTAKMIIRLITAIGEVINHDPVIGDRLKVIFLENYRVTLAEKAIPAADLSEQISTAGTEASGTGNMKFMLNGALTIGTMDGANVEMAEEAGEENLFIFGMRVDDVEAMDKKGYNANEYYNRIPELKQAMDQIGGGHFSPKEPELFKDLVNMLMNYDRFKVFADYEDYIKCQDKVSALYKNTKEWTKKVVLNIAGCGKFSSDRTIAQYAREIWGVEPTLEKIPAPDD; encoded by the exons cGTGTGTACTACCTCTCCCTGGAGTTCTACATGGGCCGCACGCTGCAGAACACCATGGTGAATCTGGCGCTGGAGAACGCTTGTGACGAGGCCATCTACCAG CTCGGCCTGGACATGGAGGAGCTTCAGGAAATGGAGGAGGATGCCGGCCTAGGAAATGGTGGCCTTGGCCGTCTTGCAG CATGCTTCCTGGACTCCATGGCATCTCTGGGTCTTGCTGCCTATGGCTACGGAATCCGCTACGAGTTTGGCATCTTCAACCAGAAGATTTCTGACGGCTGGCAG ATTGAGGAGGCTGATGATTGGCTGCGCTATGGCAACCCATGGGAGAAGGCCCGTCCTGAGTACATGCGGCCGGTGCACTTTTACGGCCGGACGGAGCACCACCCCGACGGAGTGAAGTGGGTCGacacacag GTTGTGCTGGCGTTGCCCTACGACACTCCAGTTCCTGGTTACAGGAACAACATTGTGAACACCATGAGGCTGTGGTCAGCTAAAGCCCCCTGTGAATTCAACCTGAAGGACT TTAATGTCGGTGGCTACATTCAGGCCGTGCTGGACAGGAATCTGGCAGAGAACATCTCTCGTGTCCTCTACCCCAATGACAAC TTCTTTGAGGGCAAGGAGCTGCGCCTGAAGCAGGAGTACTTTGTGGTGGCCGCCACTCTTCAGGACATCATCCGCCGGTTCAAAGCCTCCAAGTTCGGCTCCACCGAGGTGGTGCGTGTGGACCTGACCACCCTCCCCGACAAG GTGGCCATCCAGCTCAACGACACGCATCCTGCCATGGCCATCCCCGAGCTCATGAGGATCCTGCTGGACGATGAGAAACTGAAATGGGACAAG gcctgGGATATCTGCGTGCGCACATGTGCCTACACCAACCACACTGTTCTCCCCGAGGCGCTGGAGCGCTGGCCCATTGACCTCTTCCAGAACCTTCTGCCCCGCCACCTGGAGATCATCTACGAGATCAACCGACGTCACATGGAG CGCATAGCCTCGCTCTACCCCGGCGATATGGACCGGATGCGGCGCATGTCCCTGATCGAGGAGGGCGACCAGAAGAAGATCAACATGGCTCACCTCTGCATCGTGGGCTCCCACGCCGTCAACGGGGTCGCCCGCATCCACTCTGACATCATCAAAGCCTCTGT TTTCAAGGATTTCTACGAGGTTGACCCCCACAAGTTCCAGAACAAGACTAACGGCATCACCCCCCGTCGCTGGCTGGTGATGTGCAACCCTGGACTCGCCGAGGTCATCGCAGAG AGAATCGGTGAGGAATTCATTCGTGATCTGGATCAGCTGAAACTGCTGCGGAAGTTTGTGGACGATGACGCTTTCCTCCGCGATGTTGCCAAAATTAAGCAG GAGAACAAGATGAAGTTCGCCGTCCACCTCGAGGAGCACTACAATGTGAAGATCAACCCCAACTCCATGTTTGACGTCCAGGTGAAGAGGATCCACGAGTACAAGAGGCAACTGCTCAACTGTCTCCACATCATCACCCTCTACAACC GCATAAAGAAGGAACCCAATAAGGTGTGGACCCCTAGGACAGTCATGATTGGAGGAAag gcTGCTCCTGGCTACCACACCGCTAAGATGATCATTCGCCTCATCACAGCCATTGGTGAGGTGATCAACCACGACCCTGTGATCGGTGACCGCCTCAAGGTCATCTTCCTGGAGAACTACCGCGTCACCTTGGCTGAAAAAG CCATCCCTGCTGCCGACCTGTCGGAGCAGATCTCCACGGCGGGCACCGAGGCGTCCGGCACGGGCAACATGAAGTTCATGCTGAACGGCGCCCTCACCATCGGCACCATGGACGGCGCCAACGTGGAGATGGCCGAGGAGGCGGGCGAGGAGAACCTCTTCATCTTCGGCATGAGGGTGGACGACGTGGAGGCCATGGACAAGAAGGG ATACAACGCAAACGAGTACTACAACCGCATTCCCGAGCTGAAGCAGGCTATGGATCAGATCGGTGGCGGCCACTTCAGCCCCAAAGAACCCGAACTCTTCAAGGATCTAGTCAACATGCTCATGAACTATGACAG GTTTAAGGTCTTTGCTGACTACGAAGACTACATCAAATGCCAGGACAAAGTCAGTGCTTTGTACAAG AACACAAAAGAGTGGACGAAGAAGGTGGTGCTCAACATCGCCGGCTGCGGCAAGTTCTCCAGCGACCGCACCATCGCCCAGTACGCCCGTGAGATCTGGGGAGTGGAACCCACCTTGGAGAAGATCCCCGCCCCCGACGACTAA